Proteins from a single region of Gordonia hongkongensis:
- a CDS encoding holo-ACP synthase: MSVLGVGIDIVSIPEFGEQLRQPGTTFADRFTVGERRDSAAGTGDDARHLAARWAAKEAVVKAWSVSRFSRSPLLPLIRHSDIEVVTDTWGRPAIRLSGEIGEHLRDTTVHVSLTHDGDTAAAVAILEGR, encoded by the coding sequence ATGAGCGTTCTCGGTGTGGGAATCGACATCGTGTCGATCCCGGAGTTCGGCGAGCAGCTCCGGCAGCCGGGTACGACGTTCGCCGACCGGTTCACGGTCGGCGAGCGTCGGGACTCGGCCGCCGGGACCGGCGACGACGCCCGGCATCTGGCCGCCCGCTGGGCGGCCAAGGAGGCGGTCGTGAAGGCGTGGTCGGTGAGCCGCTTCTCGCGGTCGCCGCTGTTGCCGCTGATCCGGCACAGCGACATCGAGGTCGTGACCGACACGTGGGGCCGTCCGGCCATCCGTCTGTCGGGCGAGATCGGCGAGCATCTGCGCGACACGACCGTGCATGTGTCGCTGACCCACGACGGGGACACCGCTGCGGCGGTGGCCATCCTCGAGGGCAGGTAG
- a CDS encoding TetR family transcriptional regulator → MPESAEPLVPRKRPTQERSKRKFQAMLEAARELLIDVGFESLTCEEIATRAEVPIGTLYQYFANKYVIVCELDRQDTVDVREELTAFSSEVPSLEWPSLLEKFLDHLAALWRTDPSRRAVWLAVQSTPATRATASLNERVLAEQVARIIAPLTPSQRERREMMSQVLVHTAYSLLSFSVQDGHDHDETVAELKRMLAGYLLLEESTTV, encoded by the coding sequence ATGCCCGAGTCCGCCGAACCGCTGGTGCCGCGCAAGCGGCCCACTCAGGAACGCAGCAAGCGCAAGTTCCAGGCGATGCTCGAAGCAGCACGCGAGCTGTTGATCGACGTCGGGTTCGAATCGCTGACCTGTGAGGAGATCGCGACCCGGGCCGAGGTCCCCATCGGCACGCTCTATCAGTACTTCGCGAACAAGTACGTCATCGTGTGCGAGCTGGACCGCCAGGACACCGTCGACGTCCGCGAGGAACTCACGGCGTTTTCCTCGGAGGTGCCGTCCCTGGAGTGGCCCAGCCTGCTCGAGAAGTTCCTCGATCACCTGGCGGCCCTGTGGCGCACCGACCCGTCGCGGCGGGCGGTGTGGCTGGCCGTCCAGTCGACACCGGCGACCCGCGCCACGGCGTCGCTGAACGAACGGGTGCTCGCCGAACAGGTCGCGCGGATCATCGCGCCGCTCACGCCGTCGCAGCGCGAACGCCGCGAGATGATGTCCCAGGTGCTCGTCCACACGGCCTACTCGCTCCTGAGCTTCTCCGTACAGGACGGCCACGACCACGACGAGACCGTCGCCGAACTCAAGCGGATGCTCGCCGGCTATCTGCTGCTCGAGGAGTCGACGACGGTCTGA
- the bcp gene encoding thioredoxin-dependent thiol peroxidase, translating into MAETTTRLSVGDTAPSFTLPDANGDPVSLSDYAGRKVVVYFYPAAATPGCTKQACDFRDNLGELNEAGIAVLGISPDKPAKLAKFVEAEGLTFPLLSDPEKKVLTEWGAFGEKKMYGKTVTGVIRSTFLVDADGTIELAQYNVRATGHVAKLRRDLSV; encoded by the coding sequence ATGGCTGAGACCACCACCCGACTGTCCGTGGGCGACACGGCGCCGTCGTTCACGCTGCCCGACGCGAACGGCGACCCGGTCTCGTTGTCGGACTACGCCGGCCGCAAGGTCGTCGTCTACTTCTATCCCGCAGCGGCCACCCCGGGGTGCACCAAGCAGGCGTGCGATTTCCGCGACAACCTCGGCGAGCTGAACGAGGCCGGGATCGCGGTCCTCGGCATCTCCCCCGACAAGCCCGCGAAGCTGGCGAAGTTCGTCGAGGCCGAGGGCCTGACGTTCCCGTTGCTCAGCGACCCGGAGAAGAAGGTGCTCACCGAGTGGGGCGCATTCGGGGAGAAGAAGATGTACGGCAAGACCGTCACCGGCGTCATCCGGTCGACGTTCCTGGTCGACGCCGACGGCACGATCGAACTCGCGCAGTACAACGTCCGGGCCACCGGACACGTCGCCAAGCTGCGCCGCGACCTGTCCGTCTGA
- a CDS encoding DUF3618 domain-containing protein, which produces MAGDTERIEQDIAKAREDLASTLDALAERANPQRLADDAKSKALATLQTPAVKYALAGVGALVLLVVVRKVASR; this is translated from the coding sequence GTGGCCGGAGATACCGAACGTATCGAGCAGGACATCGCCAAGGCCCGTGAGGACCTCGCCAGCACGCTCGACGCGCTGGCCGAGCGCGCCAACCCCCAGCGGCTCGCCGACGACGCCAAGTCGAAGGCTCTCGCGACACTGCAGACGCCTGCGGTGAAGTACGCACTCGCCGGGGTCGGCGCCCTGGTCCTGCTCGTCGTCGTCCGCAAGGTCGCCTCGCGATGA
- a CDS encoding L,D-transpeptidase: MPLIISGVMLAIVALVTSCTQQASYSDNVSSSSLFDDLLKPGLEITEWAERPLNDNAVGVQPGAPIKVKTSEGTISRVLIKKSDGTPVKGTLADNDTVWVSNEALGYNRTYTLETDAVGIGGAVTKKVTFTTSSPNNLTQAYLTPSPGETVGIGQPVAVKFDEPIADRRAAQRAIRITTDPPVEGAFYWISPSEVRWRPAEYWKPGTKVRVAVNTYGIDLGDGLFGQENVRTNFTVGRSMIVTADDNTKQVVFERDGKVIRTMPTSMGKAGDETDNGIYLVSDKHDHIIMDSSTYGVPVNSSNGYRTPVDYATRMSYSGIFFHSAPWSVWAQGNTNTSHGCLNLSPENALWVMENTLRGDPVIVKNTTGGTLSGTDGLGDWNIPWSVWRKGNADNA; the protein is encoded by the coding sequence ATGCCGCTGATCATCAGCGGTGTGATGTTGGCAATCGTCGCGCTGGTGACGTCGTGCACGCAGCAGGCGTCGTACTCCGACAACGTCAGCAGTTCGAGTCTCTTCGACGATCTGCTCAAGCCGGGTCTCGAGATCACCGAGTGGGCCGAACGTCCCCTGAACGACAACGCCGTCGGCGTGCAGCCGGGTGCGCCCATCAAGGTGAAGACCAGTGAGGGCACCATCAGCCGGGTGCTGATCAAGAAGTCCGACGGCACCCCCGTCAAGGGCACCCTCGCCGACAACGACACGGTGTGGGTCAGCAACGAGGCCCTCGGCTACAACCGCACCTACACCCTGGAGACCGACGCGGTGGGCATCGGTGGTGCGGTCACCAAGAAGGTCACCTTCACCACGAGCAGCCCCAACAACCTGACGCAGGCGTATCTGACACCGAGCCCCGGCGAGACCGTCGGTATCGGACAGCCGGTCGCGGTGAAGTTCGACGAGCCGATCGCGGATCGTCGTGCGGCGCAGCGCGCCATCCGGATCACCACCGACCCTCCGGTCGAAGGGGCCTTCTACTGGATCAGCCCGAGCGAGGTCCGGTGGCGGCCGGCGGAGTACTGGAAGCCGGGCACCAAGGTGCGGGTCGCGGTCAACACCTACGGCATCGACCTGGGTGACGGACTCTTCGGCCAGGAGAACGTGCGGACCAACTTCACCGTCGGACGCTCGATGATCGTCACGGCCGACGACAACACCAAGCAGGTCGTCTTCGAACGCGACGGCAAGGTCATCCGGACCATGCCGACGTCGATGGGCAAGGCCGGCGACGAGACCGACAACGGCATCTACCTGGTCTCGGACAAGCACGACCACATCATCATGGACTCGTCGACCTACGGCGTGCCGGTCAATTCGTCGAACGGTTACCGCACCCCGGTCGACTACGCGACCCGGATGTCCTACAGCGGCATCTTCTTCCACTCCGCACCATGGTCGGTGTGGGCGCAGGGGAACACCAATACGAGTCACGGCTGCCTGAACCTGAGTCCGGAGAACGCTCTCTGGGTCATGGAGAACACCCTCCGCGGCGACCCGGTCATCGTGAAGAACACCACGGGCGGAACATTGTCGGGCACCGATGGTCTCGGCGACTGGAACATCCCGTGGTCGGTGTGGCGCAAGGGCAACGCCGACAACGCCTGA
- a CDS encoding neutral/alkaline ceramidase yields MDLTRRQLMAGAAATAAAAGLGSGLSAAPAGASPPGSTSYLVGCGIGDVTGAVAGQGMMGYSNPEQVAAGLLQRCWARAYIIVDPATGQRVVFLTADLACLFQSHHMGLMVKLRNRFGSLYTESNVNLNAQHTHASCGGTSWDYAYSLAAFGFKKNSYDAEIDGMFAAIVRAHENLAPGSVTIGREELHDASRNRSRVAFDANPSADKRHFPDAIDPQVTVLRLRQHDASGGRDVGAITWFPTHGTSLTDRNVLIAGDNKGYASHLWERTQPGFVAAFPQTNSGDMTPNLALAQFDPRGPTSDNRRNCELIGERQYVAGRRGFEAARPMTRGGVDSIVRYVDMSAVRISGTYTPDGRPASTTPAMMGAGAVATSSEDNYEQPLPFLVEGMTNPLVTALGGDRVPPIAPWMRDMQAPKLIAFPLGLLPPSGWIPAVVPLQLMRIGELVLVAVPAEVTVVAGLRLRRVVADELRTDVDNVLVQGFANAYTQYVTTPEEYDLQHYEGGETQFGRYTLSAYLQEFAALAAAMSSGRRIGRGPAPVDKSGPQPDLVPPVPADRPIPGRRYGDVLREPDATYRPGSIVTVQFVGAHPNNDFRHGRTYLEVQRRTGSEWTTVADDNDWSTEFRWARPAGSTDTSRITITWRSPTDASGMYRIRYFGDSRDANGSTRPVSGTSRTFRVGSR; encoded by the coding sequence GTGGACCTCACGCGCAGACAGTTGATGGCCGGTGCCGCCGCGACCGCCGCCGCGGCCGGGCTCGGGTCCGGCCTGTCCGCCGCCCCGGCCGGCGCGTCGCCCCCGGGGTCGACGAGTTACCTCGTCGGCTGCGGCATCGGAGATGTCACGGGCGCGGTCGCCGGCCAGGGCATGATGGGGTATTCGAATCCAGAGCAGGTCGCGGCCGGGCTCCTGCAGCGTTGCTGGGCGCGGGCCTACATCATCGTCGATCCCGCCACCGGGCAGCGCGTCGTCTTCCTGACCGCCGACCTCGCGTGCCTGTTCCAGTCGCACCACATGGGCCTGATGGTCAAGCTGCGCAACCGATTCGGCTCCTTGTACACCGAATCGAACGTGAATCTGAATGCACAGCACACGCACGCCTCCTGCGGCGGCACGTCCTGGGACTACGCGTATTCGCTCGCCGCGTTCGGGTTCAAGAAGAACTCCTACGACGCCGAGATCGACGGCATGTTCGCCGCGATCGTTCGCGCGCACGAGAATCTCGCGCCCGGCAGCGTCACGATCGGCCGCGAGGAACTGCACGACGCCAGCCGGAATCGATCCCGGGTCGCCTTCGACGCGAACCCGTCGGCAGACAAGCGGCACTTCCCCGATGCGATCGACCCTCAGGTGACGGTGCTACGACTGCGGCAGCACGACGCCTCCGGCGGCCGGGATGTCGGTGCCATCACCTGGTTCCCGACACACGGCACGTCTCTCACCGACCGCAACGTCCTCATCGCCGGCGACAACAAGGGTTACGCGAGCCACCTGTGGGAGCGAACCCAGCCCGGGTTCGTGGCCGCGTTCCCACAGACCAACTCCGGCGACATGACGCCGAACCTCGCACTCGCGCAGTTCGATCCGCGCGGACCGACATCGGACAACAGACGCAACTGCGAACTCATCGGCGAGCGTCAGTACGTCGCCGGACGGCGAGGCTTCGAGGCGGCCCGCCCGATGACCCGGGGCGGCGTCGACTCCATCGTGCGGTACGTCGACATGTCGGCGGTCCGGATCTCCGGTACCTACACACCCGACGGCCGACCGGCGTCGACCACCCCCGCGATGATGGGTGCCGGCGCGGTCGCGACCAGCAGCGAGGACAACTACGAGCAACCGCTCCCCTTCCTCGTGGAGGGCATGACCAATCCCCTCGTCACCGCGCTCGGCGGAGACCGCGTCCCGCCGATCGCACCGTGGATGCGAGACATGCAGGCGCCCAAACTGATCGCGTTCCCGCTCGGTCTGCTGCCGCCCTCGGGCTGGATCCCGGCGGTGGTGCCGCTGCAGCTCATGCGCATCGGCGAACTCGTGCTCGTCGCCGTACCCGCCGAGGTCACCGTCGTCGCGGGTCTGCGGCTGCGTCGAGTGGTCGCCGACGAACTGCGGACCGACGTCGACAACGTCCTCGTGCAGGGGTTCGCGAACGCCTACACCCAGTACGTCACGACGCCCGAGGAATACGACCTGCAGCACTACGAAGGCGGCGAGACCCAATTCGGGCGGTACACCCTGTCCGCCTACCTGCAGGAGTTCGCCGCGCTCGCCGCGGCCATGTCGTCCGGACGCCGGATCGGCCGTGGTCCGGCGCCGGTCGACAAGTCCGGACCGCAACCCGACCTGGTGCCCCCGGTCCCCGCCGACCGTCCGATACCGGGCCGACGCTACGGCGACGTCCTGCGTGAACCCGACGCCACGTACCGCCCCGGTTCGATCGTGACCGTGCAGTTCGTCGGCGCGCATCCCAACAACGACTTCCGGCACGGCCGGACCTATCTCGAGGTGCAGCGGCGTACCGGCAGCGAGTGGACGACGGTCGCCGACGACAACGACTGGTCCACGGAGTTCCGGTGGGCGCGCCCGGCCGGCAGCACCGACACGTCGCGGATCACGATCACCTGGCGGTCGCCGACGGACGCGTCCGGGATGTACCGCATCCGCTACTTCGGGGACAGCCGCGATGCGAACGGGTCGACGAGGCCCGTCTCCGGGACGAGTCGCACGTTCCGCGTCGGGTCCCGCTGA
- a CDS encoding RNA polymerase sigma factor: MTNNSHRSAATDSAGSVARRAVSAVDRDVRSRVLATLTKKFGDLDLAEDALQDAIAQALITWSRTGVPDSPEAWLTTTAKRKALDVVRRESVLAGKLARLHTETERASTPAEFRDPAEAPPPGLPDERLGMFFACTHPVLRAEDRIALTLRFVAGLTTAEVAHALLIPVPTTQQRIVRAKKRIGALGVPFAPPREGDLPRRLGGVLRVIYLLFSEGFARSTGDAHIRDDLTGEAVALARTLRALLPNAETTGLLALLLLTQSRRPARLDSDGRPVPLDDQDRRLWDRALVAEGLALAEHAAAQADAGLYTIQAAIAAVHAEAATADETDWTQIAVLYRLLEVHDPGPVVRVGRAVAVGRAYGPARGIAMLDRLQSDTQLDRFRPFHIARALTLSELGDDRGAATAYRRALELPGNGAEDDYLADALSGLFTGPVRDDRKLGEV; this comes from the coding sequence ATGACGAACAATTCACACCGTTCGGCGGCCACGGATTCCGCAGGGTCCGTAGCCCGCCGGGCGGTGTCGGCCGTCGATCGCGACGTCCGTTCTCGTGTACTCGCCACGCTCACGAAGAAGTTCGGCGATCTCGACCTCGCGGAGGACGCGTTGCAGGACGCGATCGCGCAGGCCCTGATCACCTGGTCGCGTACCGGAGTCCCGGATTCACCGGAGGCATGGCTGACGACGACGGCCAAACGCAAGGCGCTCGACGTGGTGCGGCGTGAATCCGTCCTGGCCGGGAAACTGGCCCGGCTGCACACCGAGACCGAACGTGCCTCCACCCCTGCGGAGTTCAGAGACCCGGCCGAGGCGCCGCCACCGGGGTTGCCCGACGAACGCCTCGGCATGTTCTTCGCCTGCACCCATCCCGTGCTACGCGCCGAGGACCGGATCGCGCTCACCCTCCGGTTCGTCGCCGGGCTGACCACCGCGGAGGTCGCGCATGCGCTGCTGATCCCGGTACCGACGACCCAGCAGCGAATCGTGCGCGCCAAGAAGCGAATTGGCGCGCTGGGTGTTCCGTTCGCGCCGCCGCGCGAGGGCGATCTCCCGCGTCGGCTCGGCGGGGTCCTGCGAGTCATCTACCTGCTGTTCTCCGAGGGGTTCGCGCGCTCGACCGGGGACGCGCACATCCGCGACGATCTCACCGGCGAGGCCGTCGCCCTCGCGCGCACCCTGCGCGCACTGCTCCCCAACGCCGAGACGACCGGACTGCTCGCCCTTCTGTTGCTCACTCAGTCCCGCCGGCCGGCTCGACTCGACTCCGACGGCCGACCGGTTCCGCTGGATGACCAGGACCGCCGGCTCTGGGACCGGGCGCTCGTCGCCGAGGGCCTCGCGCTCGCGGAACACGCTGCGGCACAAGCAGACGCCGGTCTGTACACGATCCAGGCGGCGATCGCGGCCGTGCACGCCGAGGCCGCCACCGCGGACGAGACCGACTGGACCCAGATCGCCGTCCTGTACCGACTACTCGAAGTGCACGATCCCGGACCCGTGGTGCGCGTCGGTCGCGCAGTCGCCGTCGGACGCGCGTACGGCCCGGCGCGCGGTATCGCGATGCTCGATCGATTGCAGTCGGACACACAACTCGACCGGTTCCGGCCCTTTCACATCGCCCGTGCCCTCACGCTGAGCGAACTGGGCGACGACCGCGGCGCGGCGACCGCGTACCGTCGCGCGCTCGAACTACCCGGCAACGGCGCCGAGGACGACTATCTCGCCGACGCACTGTCCGGGCTCTTCACCGGCCCGGTCCGAGACGACAGGAAGCTGGGCGAGGTGTGA
- a CDS encoding YciI family protein, translating into MKYALLLMGHVNDPACGEDGGASPEEFFAFDEEITKAGVVVNSFALEDERAVVHTDDSGERVVASSGPFAEVREFVGGVYVIDVADVDEAIEWARRSPGSAPGGHVEIRPLAPY; encoded by the coding sequence ATGAAGTACGCATTGCTGCTCATGGGACATGTCAACGATCCGGCCTGTGGTGAGGACGGTGGCGCCAGCCCCGAAGAGTTCTTCGCCTTCGACGAGGAGATCACCAAAGCCGGTGTCGTCGTCAACTCCTTCGCGCTGGAGGACGAGCGCGCGGTGGTGCACACCGACGACAGCGGCGAGCGGGTGGTCGCGTCGTCCGGGCCGTTCGCGGAAGTCCGGGAGTTCGTCGGCGGGGTCTATGTCATCGACGTCGCCGATGTCGACGAGGCGATCGAGTGGGCCCGCCGCAGCCCCGGTTCGGCACCCGGCGGCCATGTCGAGATTCGGCCGCTCGCACCGTACTGA